Sequence from the Afifella aestuarii genome:
CCGGCAGATCGCGTCCGGGACGGGCCGGGACAAGGCCAGGTATGCCGACGCGTTCACCGCCGCGCCCCAAAAGCTCCGCGAGCGCCAGAATGAGAATAAGAGCGCGCTCCGCCTTTTCCTGTGCCGCAAGCCGCGAGCGAAAGCGCATGGAAGGCGAAAGGTCGGGCCACAGCCAGACCGTCTGCACCGCCTCCCATTCGCGTTCGCGGACAAACAGGTGATGGTCGCGCGCGGACCGTCGCCAATCGATGCGCTTCGCCGGTTCGCCGGGCTGATAGGAGCGGTATTGCCAGAAGGTTTCGCCGGTGCCCGGCCTGCGCCTGCCATGCGATCCGAACATCGCATTGGCGGCCACGCGATGGGCGGCGACCAGGAGGTCGGGCAGGCGTGCGGCAAGGCTTCGCGCGTCGGCGACCGATCCTGTGTGATGAGGGGGAGCGCCGGCTGCCATCAGCGTCAGAGGGCCTGCTCGATGGCCCGACGAATGATGTCCTGGACGCTCATGCCGTCGGCACGTGCGGCGAAGGTGACGGCCATCCGGTGCTGCAGGATCGGCAGAGCGAGTGCTTCGACATCGTCGAGCGAGGGGGCAAGGCGACCGTCGAGAAGGGCGCGAGCACGAACCGTCACCATCAGCGCCTGACTGGCGCGCGGGCCCGGCCCCCAGGCGATGCGGTCGGCCATTTCGGGCTGGGCTTCGTCCGGCCGTACGGAACGCACGAGTTTCAGGATCGCATCGATGATGCCGTCGCCGACCGGCATGCGCCGCACCAGCGATTGGATCGCCATCAATTGCTCGGCGTCGAGGACGGTCTCCGTCACCGCGTTGTGGGCGCCGGTCGTCTCAAGCAGCATCCGCCTTTCCGACTGAAGATCGGGATAGAGGATGTCGATCTGCATCAAGAAGCGGTCGAGCTGAGCTTCGGGAAGCGGATAGGTGCCTTCCTGCTCCAGCGGGTTCTGCGTCGCGAGCACATGGAAAGGCTGCGGCAGATCGTGGCGTTGCCCCGCGATCGTCACATGCTGCTCCTGCATGGCCTGGAGAAGCGCCGATTGCGTCCGCGGGCTGGCGCGGTTGATTTCATCGGCCATGAGGAGCTGAGCGAAGATCGGGCCGCGGATGAAACGAAAGGCGCGCCGTCCGTCACCACTTTCTTCCAGGACTTCGGCGCCCAGAATATCGGAGGGCATCAGATCTGGCGTGAACTGAATGCGCCGGGCATGGAGCCCAAGCACGGTGCCGAGCGTTTCCACGAGCTTGGTCTTGGCGAGGCCCGGCACGCCGACGAGAACGCCATGCCCGCCCGACAGAAGCGTGATGAGGGCCCGCTCGACCACGACGTCCTGACCATAAATCACCCGGCCGATCGCCTCGCGCACCTGACCGAGCAGGTCGACGGTCTTTTCCGCCTCGCGGACGATCTCGTCCGGATTGGTTTCTGGCTGCGTCATTGCACTCATTAGGCCTGATCCGTGGTTGCCGGTTGCCGCATCTGCCCCACACCTTCGTTTTCATGGCCGATTGTGTCATGCCGGGGGCGAAGAGATCTCAGCCTTTACAGATTAAGAGATGGACCGGAACGGGGCGATGGAAAGAGGAACAAAGAAAGGTGAACTGCCGCCGGGCCTCGCCGAGCTCATGCGCCGCGCCGGCGAAGGAGCTCCTGCGCGTCCGGTGGAAAAGTGGGATCCGCCCCATTGCGGTGTCATCGACATGCGCATCGCCGCGGATGGAACCTGGTTCTATATGGGCACACCCATTACGCGGCCAGCGCTCGTCCGTCTTTTCGCCTCGGTGCTGAGACGTGAGCCGGACGGCGAATACGTGCTCGTGACACCCGTGGAGAAGGTCGGCATCCATGTCGATGATGCGCCCTTTCTGGCTGTCGAAATGGCTGTGGACGGAGAGGCGGATGAGCGAAGGCTCACCTTCCGAACCAATGTCGACGATGTCGTCACGGCCGATGCCGCGCATCCCATCCGATTCGCCATCGAGCCGCAGACGCTCGGTGTGAAGCCGTATGTCACCGTTCGGGCGGGGCTGGAGGCGCTTCTCACGCGCGCGCTCACGCACGACCTCGTCGATCTGGCGCAGGAGCGAGAAGGCGCTCTTGGCCTTATATCCGCCGGGACGTTCTTCTCACTGCCGGAACACTCCGAAGACGGCGCAGGATGACTTATGTGAAAGAAACGATTCCCTATACGGCGGACGAATTTCGTCGCCGCGCCGAGAACGCCTTCGCGACGGAGGCCCATGCCCCGCGCGAATATGGCGACCACAGCATCAATCCTGAACTTTCGGCCATGTTCGCAGCGATGAAGCGGCGCGATGCGGCGGTCCTCGTCCCCGTCGTCGATTACCCGGGCGAAGCGCGTGTGATCCTGACCCAACGCACGGAACGCTTGAGCAGCCATGCCGGGCAGGTCGCCTTTCCCGGCGGCAAGATCGATCCCGGCGAGACGGCCGAGGAAGCGGCGCTCCGCGAGGCGGAAGAGGAGATCGGCCTTCGGCCTTCGGCCGTCGAAGTGGTCCTGCGCGCGCCGGATTATCTGACAGCCTCCGGCTTTCGCATTGCTCCGGTTTTGGCGGTCGTGAAACCCGGCCAGCCGCTCAGTCTCAACCCGCATGAGGTGGCGGCGGCCTTCGAGACGCCGCTCGCCTTTCTGATGGATTCAAGCAACCACCGTAAGAAGAGCCGCATCTGGCAAGGCCGTGCGCGCTACTTTTTCGAAATGCCCTGGCACGACCGATACATCTGGGGCGTTACGGCCGGCATCATCAGGATGCTCGCCGACGAGCTTTATGGAGAGAAGATTTGAAACTGCCGAGCCTTGCCGGCCATCCCTTTCTCGACGCGCCGACGCTGAAGCGGGTTATGTATGCTTTGAAGAGCGAGGAGGGGGCGACGCGCATCGTCGGGGGGGCCGTGCGCAACGCGCTTCTGGGTGAGCCCGTCGGCGACATCGACATGGCGACGGTTCTGCTGCCCGAAGATGTCGTGACGGCGGCAGAAGACGCGGGACTGAAAAGCGTGCCGACCGGCATCGAGCACGGCACGGTGACGGTGATCGCCGAAGGCCACCCTTTCGAAGTGACGACGCTGCGGGCCGATGTGGAGACCGACGGACGCCATGCGGTCGTGCGCTTCACGGATGACTGGGCTGAAGACGCAGGCCGACGCGATTTCACGCTGAACGCGCTTTACTGCGATGCGAGCGGCCACGTCTTCGACCCGCTTGGCGGCTATCCCGACCTTGCCGCGCGCAATATCCGCTTCGTCGGCGACCCCGAAGAGCGCATCCGCGAGGATTATCTGCGCATTCTTCGGTTCTTTCGCTTTTTTGCCTGGTATGGAGATGGGCGGCCCGATGCCGAAGGGCTGAAAGCCTCTTCGAGATTGAAGGCCGGCATTGCCGTGCTGTCGGCCGAGCGGGTCTGGTCGGAACTGAAAAGGCTGCTCGCCGCGCCCGACCCTTCGCGCGCCCTGCGCTGGATGCGCATCACCGGAACGCTCGACAAGGCGCTTCCGGAAAATTGGGGCATCGATGCGATCGAGCGGGTGGTTGCCGCCGAACGGGCCGAGGAGATCCCGCCCGATCCACTCCTGAGGCTTATGGCGATCATCCCGCCGCACCGCTCGCGCATTGATCAGCTGGCAAACCGTCTGCGTCTGGCGCGAAAGGAAACGGAGCGTCTGGTCTCTTGGGCGGAGACGCCGGAGCCGGAGAGCGAGCTTTCTGAAGCGCTGCTGGCGCGCCGAGCGTATTCTGCGGGCCGCCGCGCGCTCACGGATCGGCTGTTTTTGGCGCTCGCCCGTGACCGGGAGAAGGGGGACGAGAGGGCAGTCGCGGCGCGCAAGCGGCAGCTCGCCTTCGTGCGCGATTATGAGCGGCCGACATTCCCACTGAGCGGCAAGGATCTGCTGGCCGCAGGCCATCAACCGGGCCCGGAGCTCGGCAAACTTCTCAACGAGTTGGAAGAGCGCTGGCTAGAGGTCGATTTCGCGATCACGCGCGAGGAGCTTTTGGCGCTGGCTCGCCGGCAATAATGCCCACAGCGGCACCGCATTCGGCCATGCGGTGCCGGGCCTCTCTAAGGTTTTGCTCGGGAAGTGTCGTCGTGTAGGGACGATTATTCGTCGTGCACCTTGGCTTTGACCTTTTCCACCATCTTCGGCGTCATCTCCATGCCCGGATGGGCACTGCGCACATGCTCGGAGACCTTCTGCAGAAGCTCCGCTTCCGTT
This genomic interval carries:
- a CDS encoding AAA family ATPase; this translates as MSAMTQPETNPDEIVREAEKTVDLLGQVREAIGRVIYGQDVVVERALITLLSGGHGVLVGVPGLAKTKLVETLGTVLGLHARRIQFTPDLMPSDILGAEVLEESGDGRRAFRFIRGPIFAQLLMADEINRASPRTQSALLQAMQEQHVTIAGQRHDLPQPFHVLATQNPLEQEGTYPLPEAQLDRFLMQIDILYPDLQSERRMLLETTGAHNAVTETVLDAEQLMAIQSLVRRMPVGDGIIDAILKLVRSVRPDEAQPEMADRIAWGPGPRASQALMVTVRARALLDGRLAPSLDDVEALALPILQHRMAVTFAARADGMSVQDIIRRAIEQAL
- a CDS encoding CCA tRNA nucleotidyltransferase; the protein is MKLPSLAGHPFLDAPTLKRVMYALKSEEGATRIVGGAVRNALLGEPVGDIDMATVLLPEDVVTAAEDAGLKSVPTGIEHGTVTVIAEGHPFEVTTLRADVETDGRHAVVRFTDDWAEDAGRRDFTLNALYCDASGHVFDPLGGYPDLAARNIRFVGDPEERIREDYLRILRFFRFFAWYGDGRPDAEGLKASSRLKAGIAVLSAERVWSELKRLLAAPDPSRALRWMRITGTLDKALPENWGIDAIERVVAAERAEEIPPDPLLRLMAIIPPHRSRIDQLANRLRLARKETERLVSWAETPEPESELSEALLARRAYSAGRRALTDRLFLALARDREKGDERAVAARKRQLAFVRDYERPTFPLSGKDLLAAGHQPGPELGKLLNELEERWLEVDFAITREELLALARRQ
- a CDS encoding NUDIX hydrolase gives rise to the protein MKETIPYTADEFRRRAENAFATEAHAPREYGDHSINPELSAMFAAMKRRDAAVLVPVVDYPGEARVILTQRTERLSSHAGQVAFPGGKIDPGETAEEAALREAEEEIGLRPSAVEVVLRAPDYLTASGFRIAPVLAVVKPGQPLSLNPHEVAAAFETPLAFLMDSSNHRKKSRIWQGRARYFFEMPWHDRYIWGVTAGIIRMLADELYGEKI
- a CDS encoding DUF1059 domain-containing protein; the protein is MKTITCGELVPGCTYKARAETEAELLQKVSEHVRSAHPGMEMTPKMVEKVKAKVHDE
- a CDS encoding DUF58 domain-containing protein, with the translated sequence MAAGAPPHHTGSVADARSLAARLPDLLVAAHRVAANAMFGSHGRRRPGTGETFWQYRSYQPGEPAKRIDWRRSARDHHLFVREREWEAVQTVWLWPDLSPSMRFRSRLAAQEKAERALILILALAELLGRGGERVGIPGLVPARPGRDLPERFAEALLRGELADDWPTTAPIKPLSDVVIVSDFLTDPETIHDRFRHAAEKTARLHLLQILDPAEETFPYGGRLEFEDPETGGTWLAERADLLKEGYRARLLAHRDEIARLAQRAGFSFSVHHTDRPASEGLLVLQSSLAGPSERRLSA
- a CDS encoding DUF1285 domain-containing protein — encoded protein: MERGTKKGELPPGLAELMRRAGEGAPARPVEKWDPPHCGVIDMRIAADGTWFYMGTPITRPALVRLFASVLRREPDGEYVLVTPVEKVGIHVDDAPFLAVEMAVDGEADERRLTFRTNVDDVVTADAAHPIRFAIEPQTLGVKPYVTVRAGLEALLTRALTHDLVDLAQEREGALGLISAGTFFSLPEHSEDGAG